In Chloroflexota bacterium, the DNA window CAATCGAAGCAAAGGATTTCCGTTATACATTCGGGGATTGGGTAACCGAAAGATGATGTCACGACCGATAGAACAGTGTTATTGGGTGGTTCCGGGCAAACTACTTGCCGGGGAATATCCGCGGACCCTGTATCAAGATTCCTCGGCAGCGAAAATCAAGGCCTTGGAGGATGCAGGGATCTCGGCCTTCATCGACTTGACCGAAGAACATGAAGGCCTGCTTCCCTACGCAGATCTGCTCGGGAAGGCCTCGCACCGGCGATTTCCAATACGCGATGTTTCGATACCCGATTCCCCTGAGAAAACAACAATCATTCTTGACGCGATTGACCAGCATCTCGATCAGGGACGGATTGTCTACGTCCATTGTTTGGGCGGCATCGGACGAACCGGCGTGATCATCGGCTGCTGGTTGGCCCGGCATGGTTATCACAGGCAGGCCGCCCTGGATCGGCTGCACGAACTCTGGCAGGGGTGTCCGAAATCGGCCTATCGGAAATCGCCGGAAACTCGCGAACAGGAACAATACATCCTGCGATGGGAGGAAGGGCCGGTCATCACAACGCTCATGCGATACGAGGGGTGCATGTTGGGACTGGCGGCTGGCGATGCCGTTGGCACGACCGTGGAGCTCACGCCGCCGGGCAGTTTCCCGCCGGTGACCGACCTGGTTGGCGGTGGGCCGTTCCGCTTGAAACCGGGGGAATGGACCGATGATACATCCATGGCCCTCTGCCTGGCGGAGAGCCTGGTCAAATGTCGAGAATTCGATGCGCGCGATCAAATGGACCGGTATGTGCAGTGGTGGCAGGAGGGCTACCTGAGCAGCAACGGCACCTGCTTTGATATCGGCAATACGGTCAGTCAAGCTTTGCAGAAGTACCGTCGGACCGGTGATCCCTTGGCTGGCTCGACCGATCCCTACTCGGCCGGCAACGGCAGTCTGATGCGCCTGGCGCCAGTGCCCCTCTTCTTTGCCTCGGACCCGGAAAGGGCGGTGGCCATGAGCGCGGAGAGTTCCCGTACCACTCATGGGGCCCTGACCTGCCTCGACGCCTGCCGCTACTTCGGGGGATTGATCGTGGGTGCGCTGCAAGGGACCTCCAAAGAGGAACTGCTGCCGGAAGGCTATTCACCTGTAGCAGGGATGTGGGCGCGGTCGCCGCTGTGTTCGGAGATCGACGAGATCGCCCTGGGTTCGTTCAAACGCAAAAAGCCACCCGAGATTATTGGCAGCGGATATGTGGTGAAATCGCTGGAGGCGGCCCTGTGGGCGTTTCACAGGTCGTCGACGTTTGAAGAAGGATGTTTGTTGGCGGTCAATCTGGGCAATGACGCGGACACGACCGGAGCCATCTACGGGCAGATCGCGGGGGCGTATTATGGTGTCGCGGGAATTCCCGCGGCCTGGCGCGAGCGGATTGCCCATGTTGATTTGATAACGGGATTGGCAGGGGATCTCTACGAAGACAGGATAACATGACCAAACTGTTTGACGATCAGCTACTCGACGAGTTCGCCCACCAATTCTACGGATACGGCAATTACAGCGGCCAGTATTGGTTCGTCGGCATGGAGGAGGGTGGCGGCAACTCGTTTGAGAAGGTGAACCGGCGGCTGAACACCTGGGCGCACCGGGGTAAACGGGAACTGGAGGATGTGGCCGGGTATCACCAAGCGATCGGGATAACGGATCTGTTCAGCGAAAAGCCCAAAATCCAGCGTACCTGGGGAAAGTTAATCCGCATCGTACTGAGCAGCCAGGGAATCACACCGACGACGGAGCGGGTTCGTGCTTATCAGCGCGCGGTGTTGGGGCGGCCCAACGGCGAGACATGTCTTGTGGAACTGTTTTCGTTGCCGTCGCCATTGACCACCGCTTGCTCGAAGGCCTCGTTGACGGCAGGCGCGATCTGCCCGCCACAACTATCGTAGGCCGGCGATCTCGGGAAACTCTCCAGAAAAACGCTGTGGCCGAGGGAAGCGCGTGGCTTTTCGCCGTCGATGGATTGCATTGACGATGTCCCAGCCCCCGCGCCTCCCAGCGCCGCAACGATTCCAATGACTACCAAGATCAGAGCGGCAAGGGCCGTCTCTCTCGCGCAGTGTCGCGTCGGTTGCAAAGTCGCTCTGTGAAACTCATCTGATATGCCTTCCAAAATGACTTGTTCGCATAACACGCAGTCCAGCGTGTTTATTCCTGCAGGCCAGTCCTTGACGCCCGCGGATTGGCTGGCTGTTTAATAGCAGGAAATGAACTGGCTGGCCGGGAAATCCTGTTGCCGGGAGCCTGCCATGCCAGTTGATCTTCCAGCGAATATTCCAGCTCGATGTCGATCCACATGCCGTGCAGAAACTCGGCATAGGGTATCTTCTCGCGCGGGATGAACACCTCGTAGGCTACGCCGCGACCCTGACGAATGGTATCGCTATTGGTCCACTGGTCATCGCGATAAATTGACACGTAACCTGGCTCCAGGCTCACCCGAAGGTCTGCCGGATGTCCAGGCCAGACATGTTCCCCTGGTTCCACGTCCAGCGTTGCTGTTACCTCAGCCTGGCGGTGGAACGGGGGATTGTGCACCTCGATAAGCAGGAACAGCCCGGTCCCTGTTAGCTGGCCGGAGACAGAGGCGATATCAGTGCCCATGTCGCTGCCGTCCCCCGCAGGGTGACCGTGGGAAGTCCATCCATGGTGATATTGATGGCCGAATAGTCGCTGGTCAGCGGCATAGTTGTGACAGCCAGGTTGAGGGCAGCCTCGTAGTTGGTCGCATCCATCATCTCGCTCATGTTACGAATCGTGTCAGCCACGGCGCCAGCGTTGGCCGCTGTGATTTGCACCGGGTTCAGCTCCACTCGGGCCGATCGGGAGAACTGAATAACTGTCAGGTTCAGGCTGCCATCCTGGGGAACGCAATTGGGGTTTTCAATGGCGGCGGCGATACCATTTTTCATGATGACAAAATCGGGAGGTGCTATGCTGCCCGAACCATCGACCAGGAAGCCCACCTCAATACTTGTTGGCACCGCCCCGGCGCTGGGACTGAGGGTCAGTGCCAGCAGGGCGACGAGGATGATTAGCAGGGTACTTGCAGCTGCGAGTCGAGTCTTCATCGGGATCTCCTTTCAGACAAATGTAGACGACCTCAGTGCAACACAGATCCGGATTCTTCGGCATGACCAAGATCATATGTGGGAGGGCCTATCTGTACGCGGTCCGGAACGCACCAGGTTTGAGAAACGATGGTCGCCAAAGGTTTGTGAGGCATTGGACGGT includes these proteins:
- a CDS encoding vWA domain-containing protein encodes the protein MKTRLAAASTLLIILVALLALTLSPSAGAVPTSIEVGFLVDGSGSIAPPDFVIMKNGIAAAIENPNCVPQDGSLNLTVIQFSRSARVELNPVQITAANAGAVADTIRNMSEMMDATNYEAALNLAVTTMPLTSDYSAINITMDGLPTVTLRGTAATWALISPLSPAS
- a CDS encoding ADP-ribosylglycohydrolase family protein; translated protein: MTTLMRYEGCMLGLAAGDAVGTTVELTPPGSFPPVTDLVGGGPFRLKPGEWTDDTSMALCLAESLVKCREFDARDQMDRYVQWWQEGYLSSNGTCFDIGNTVSQALQKYRRTGDPLAGSTDPYSAGNGSLMRLAPVPLFFASDPERAVAMSAESSRTTHGALTCLDACRYFGGLIVGALQGTSKEELLPEGYSPVAGMWARSPLCSEIDEIALGSFKRKKPPEIIGSGYVVKSLEAALWAFHRSSTFEEGCLLAVNLGNDADTTGAIYGQIAGAYYGVAGIPAAWRERIAHVDLITGLAGDLYEDRIT